A single Sphingopyxis chilensis DNA region contains:
- a CDS encoding DUF2460 domain-containing protein yields MGWALVATAEPHHRKGWLKRFDPRFWTIDFARPMMASVTSDVPGALRVEAVFYQKQDLAGLIWESEDRWDHPLLAYETKRDFRNTQLSFRWRSGGVKALDALHGPTLTIEGRDAAGEARAWYVRLWNYAVGTAEDAVVTLDFNALDGGFLLPDEADPVWAGDIDRMFISLVPPGYDGDDAVLPAPVQGWAEMSDIACWGSGSVLAIGDVVMPELDPAKGGLGIANGYDDSYHLSPARLVRQVVQLGYRGDVVHYVGMSHYMRLAPDGAVFRATLAGGALNAPCAAWHAGFAAACEAAGLGVIWSLSYELFDAYCPEEWKQRASDGSPALTGWEPPSTLLSPVHVEAMGYLQAVARAFVAVGAAAGLALKFQVGEPWWWIAGEGRICAYDAATTAALGSASVPIADLREALDAPQLAMLDALGALLAASTAALVAAARDEAGAAGLVSHLLVYLPTVLDPAAPEVRRANVPPGWAAPAFDVLQLEDYDWVTGGRGAETARARAATAVRLGYPIGEQHYFSGFVLLPEDRAQWALIAEAAAAARRAGVARAFVWALPQVARDGFVTFDGEDEVQAFDAVDFPIAIGREAVVATEFSTQIVSSPSGHEQRASEWAEPRMRYDAGPGIRSEANVRLLGDFFRARRGAARAFRFRDPFDGSSAADNGLPGPDDQFLGVGDGDRRQFALVKRYGAGDAEQVRPIRLPVEGSVRVSVDGIETAAFLTTDDGEILLDAAPGAGIAVRAGFLFDVPVRFAEDRLEASRATFLAGELASVPLVEVRAPQGSST; encoded by the coding sequence ATGGGTTGGGCGTTGGTGGCGACCGCCGAGCCGCATCACAGGAAAGGCTGGCTCAAGCGGTTCGATCCGCGCTTCTGGACGATCGATTTCGCGCGGCCGATGATGGCGAGCGTGACGAGCGACGTCCCGGGCGCGCTGCGCGTCGAGGCGGTCTTTTATCAAAAGCAGGATCTGGCGGGGCTCATATGGGAGAGTGAAGATCGCTGGGATCACCCGCTGCTCGCTTATGAGACGAAGCGCGATTTCCGGAATACGCAGCTGAGCTTCCGTTGGCGGTCGGGCGGCGTGAAGGCGCTCGACGCACTGCACGGGCCGACGCTGACGATCGAGGGGCGCGATGCCGCAGGGGAAGCGCGTGCCTGGTATGTGCGGCTGTGGAATTATGCGGTGGGAACGGCGGAGGATGCCGTCGTCACGCTCGATTTCAACGCGCTCGACGGCGGGTTCCTGCTTCCGGACGAGGCCGATCCGGTGTGGGCGGGCGACATCGACCGGATGTTCATTTCGCTGGTTCCGCCGGGCTATGACGGCGACGACGCTGTGCTTCCGGCGCCCGTGCAGGGCTGGGCGGAGATGAGCGACATCGCCTGCTGGGGTTCGGGATCGGTGCTTGCGATCGGCGATGTCGTGATGCCCGAACTGGACCCGGCTAAAGGGGGGCTGGGCATCGCGAACGGCTATGACGACAGCTACCATCTGTCCCCGGCGCGGCTGGTGCGGCAGGTCGTGCAACTCGGCTATCGCGGCGACGTCGTCCACTATGTCGGGATGAGCCATTATATGCGGCTTGCGCCGGATGGTGCCGTATTTCGTGCCACTTTGGCGGGTGGCGCACTCAATGCGCCGTGCGCGGCCTGGCACGCGGGGTTCGCTGCGGCGTGCGAGGCGGCGGGGCTCGGCGTGATCTGGTCGCTCTCCTATGAGCTGTTCGACGCCTATTGCCCGGAGGAGTGGAAGCAGCGCGCGAGCGACGGGTCCCCCGCGCTGACCGGTTGGGAGCCGCCATCGACGCTGTTGTCGCCCGTGCATGTCGAGGCGATGGGATATTTGCAGGCGGTCGCGCGTGCGTTCGTCGCTGTCGGTGCGGCGGCGGGGCTCGCGCTGAAATTCCAGGTCGGCGAGCCGTGGTGGTGGATTGCCGGCGAGGGGCGGATCTGTGCCTATGATGCGGCGACGACGGCTGCGCTCGGGAGCGCGAGCGTGCCGATCGCCGACTTGCGGGAGGCGCTGGACGCGCCGCAGTTGGCGATGCTCGACGCGCTGGGGGCGCTGCTCGCCGCATCGACCGCGGCGTTGGTCGCGGCGGCGCGCGACGAGGCGGGGGCGGCAGGGCTGGTGAGCCATTTGCTCGTCTATCTGCCAACGGTGCTCGACCCGGCGGCGCCCGAAGTGCGGCGCGCCAATGTGCCGCCGGGATGGGCGGCGCCGGCGTTCGATGTGCTGCAGCTCGAAGATTATGACTGGGTAACCGGGGGACGCGGGGCGGAGACGGCGCGCGCCCGGGCGGCGACGGCGGTGCGGCTGGGCTATCCCATAGGGGAACAGCATTATTTTTCCGGGTTCGTGTTGCTGCCCGAGGATCGTGCACAGTGGGCGCTGATTGCCGAGGCTGCCGCTGCGGCGCGGCGCGCGGGCGTGGCTCGAGCCTTTGTCTGGGCGCTGCCGCAGGTCGCGCGCGACGGTTTCGTGACCTTTGACGGGGAGGATGAGGTGCAGGCTTTCGATGCGGTGGATTTTCCGATCGCGATCGGGCGCGAGGCGGTGGTCGCGACCGAATTTTCGACCCAGATCGTGAGCTCGCCGTCGGGGCATGAGCAGCGCGCGAGTGAATGGGCCGAACCGCGGATGCGCTATGATGCGGGGCCGGGAATCCGGTCAGAGGCCAATGTGCGCTTGCTGGGCGATTTCTTTCGCGCACGGCGCGGGGCGGCGCGCGCGTTTCGTTTTCGCGACCCCTTCGATGGCAGTTCGGCGGCCGATAACGGCCTGCCGGGACCGGACGACCAGTTCCTCGGGGTTGGCGACGGGGACCGTCGGCAGTTCGCGTTGGTGAAGCGTTATGGCGCGGGCGACGCCGAGCAGGTCCGCCCGATCCGGCTGCCGGTCGAGGGAAGCGTGCGCGTCTCGGTCGACGGAATCGAGACGGCGGCGTTCCTGACGACGGACGATGGCGAGATATTGCTCGACGCTGCGCCGGGGGCGGGGATTGCGGTGCGCGCAGGTTTTTTGTTCGACGTGCCGGTGCGTTTTGCCGAGGACCGGCTGGAGGCAAGTCGCGCGACCTTCCTCGCCGGCGAGCTGGCGAGCGTGCCGCTGGTCGAGGTGCGGGCACCCCAAGGGAGCTCGACATGA
- a CDS encoding phage tail tape measure protein gives MDEIDEMVVAVRADTGAFRRDIAALRAELGGPLVVEADRTGRAIERALSRAIVSGKMGFEDLKRLALSVMADIARAAISNGVGAAGGGSGGEGLLSLGTSIAMALFGAPGRATGGPVSAGRAYRVGERGPELFVPTTSGRIEAAGGSVRNIAITVNVRGEPGSEPQRLAQTGRQLARAVRRAVAAGED, from the coding sequence ATGGATGAGATCGACGAAATGGTCGTCGCGGTGCGCGCCGATACCGGGGCGTTCCGGCGCGACATAGCAGCGCTGCGCGCCGAGCTTGGCGGGCCGCTGGTTGTCGAAGCCGATCGGACGGGGCGCGCGATCGAGCGGGCACTGTCGCGCGCGATCGTCAGCGGCAAGATGGGGTTCGAGGATCTGAAGCGGCTCGCGCTTTCGGTCATGGCCGATATTGCGCGGGCGGCGATTTCGAATGGCGTCGGTGCGGCGGGCGGTGGATCGGGCGGCGAGGGATTGCTGTCGCTCGGCACCTCGATCGCGATGGCGCTGTTCGGCGCACCGGGTCGCGCGACCGGCGGGCCGGTGAGTGCGGGGCGCGCCTATCGCGTCGGCGAGCGTGGCCCCGAACTGTTCGTTCCGACGACGAGCGGGCGGATCGAGGCGGCGGGCGGCAGCGTACGAAATATCGCGATCACGGTGAATGTACGGGGTGAGCCGGGCAGCGAACCACAGCGGCTGGCACAGACGGGGCGGCAGCTGGCGCGCGCGGTACGGCGCGCGGTGGCGGCGGGCGAAGACTGA
- a CDS encoding phage tail assembly chaperone, with protein sequence MAEDRLGPAAIALAGVMARVAGWRPDEFWAATPADVRAVLAGWLDSAAEPCFDGSALAAMMERFPDG encoded by the coding sequence GTGGCGGAGGATCGGCTTGGGCCCGCGGCGATCGCGCTCGCGGGGGTGATGGCGCGCGTCGCGGGGTGGCGGCCCGACGAATTCTGGGCGGCGACGCCGGCCGATGTTCGCGCGGTGCTGGCCGGGTGGCTCGATAGTGCGGCGGAGCCCTGTTTCGACGGGTCGGCGCTGGCGGCGATGATGGAGAGATTTCCCGATGGATGA
- a CDS encoding gene transfer agent family protein, whose product MSRANMLRGEAELTVGGRRLILRPSFAALVAAEAELGPIFGLVERAADGRLGLGELAGLFWHCVRERPETLTREEIGEAVVAQGLAAVTPALRALLGQILQGR is encoded by the coding sequence GTGAGCAGGGCCAACATGCTCCGCGGCGAGGCGGAGCTGACGGTCGGCGGGCGGCGGCTGATTTTGCGGCCGAGCTTTGCGGCGCTGGTCGCCGCCGAGGCCGAGTTGGGGCCGATCTTCGGCCTGGTCGAACGCGCTGCCGACGGGCGGCTGGGGCTGGGCGAGCTTGCCGGCCTGTTCTGGCACTGTGTCAGGGAACGACCCGAGACGTTGACGCGCGAAGAGATCGGCGAGGCGGTGGTCGCGCAGGGACTGGCGGCCGTGACCCCGGCGCTGCGCGCGCTGCTGGGGCAGATATTGCAAGGGCGATGA
- a CDS encoding phage major tail protein, TP901-1 family — MAIENGSDFLLKVGDGEAPPTYRTVAGLRTTQLSVNGEAVNVTTKDSGGWRELLSGAGVRSVSVSAAGIFTGSDAEVRLRGHALSGTIDDYELSFESGERMRGRFLVTRLDYAGDYNGERNYTLNLESSGAVVSL; from the coding sequence ATGGCTATCGAAAATGGGAGCGATTTTCTGCTCAAGGTCGGCGACGGCGAAGCGCCGCCGACGTACCGCACCGTGGCGGGGCTTCGTACGACCCAATTGTCGGTGAACGGCGAGGCGGTGAACGTGACGACGAAGGATTCGGGCGGGTGGCGCGAGCTGCTGTCGGGCGCGGGAGTGCGATCGGTCTCGGTGAGTGCGGCGGGAATTTTTACGGGTTCGGACGCCGAGGTGCGGCTGCGTGGTCATGCTTTGTCCGGGACCATCGACGATTATGAGCTGAGCTTCGAAAGCGGCGAGCGGATGCGCGGGCGTTTCCTCGTCACGCGGCTCGACTATGCCGGCGATTATAATGGCGAGCGCAACTACACGCTGAACCTTGAGTCGAGCGGCGCGGTGGTGAGCCTGTGA
- a CDS encoding DUF3168 domain-containing protein: protein MSGAEQAVRAKAIALLAGDAELAGLVHGVFDGVPPRASAPYVSVGGAEGRDWGTKDRAGREVQLALVLNGVGESADRGAVARIEATAAALRGAAGDWTVVGARVVRTRFTFARDGGWRHETTVRCRCLAE from the coding sequence ATGAGCGGCGCCGAGCAGGCGGTGCGCGCGAAGGCGATCGCTCTGCTGGCGGGCGATGCTGAACTCGCGGGGCTGGTGCACGGCGTGTTCGATGGCGTCCCGCCGCGGGCGAGCGCGCCTTATGTCTCGGTAGGCGGGGCCGAAGGCCGCGACTGGGGTACCAAGGACCGGGCGGGGCGGGAAGTGCAATTGGCATTGGTGCTGAACGGCGTCGGCGAGAGCGCCGACCGCGGCGCCGTCGCGCGGATCGAGGCGACTGCCGCAGCGTTGCGCGGTGCGGCGGGCGACTGGACGGTCGTTGGCGCGCGGGTCGTGCGGACGCGCTTCACCTTTGCGCGCGACGGCGGCTGGCGCCATGAAACGACGGTGCGATGCCGTTGTCTGGCGGAATAG
- a CDS encoding head-tail connector protein, which produces MMVESLSPGETPVSLNEARGWLRLGTTIDDAVIAGLVRAATNICEAFIGQWLMVRMGEEVGPLPADRILLGARPVVAVDSVILLSPDGSEQPLGEQAYRVTIARDGSACVAVADSADAVGARIIYRAGMAEGANGVPEAIRQGIIRMTQHLHDARDGAGAAPPAAIAALWQPWRRVTLGSVR; this is translated from the coding sequence ATGATGGTGGAAAGCCTGTCGCCGGGCGAGACCCCGGTTAGCCTGAACGAGGCGCGCGGCTGGTTGCGGCTGGGCACGACGATCGACGACGCCGTGATCGCAGGACTGGTGCGCGCGGCGACCAATATCTGCGAGGCGTTCATAGGCCAGTGGCTGATGGTGCGCATGGGGGAGGAGGTGGGGCCGCTGCCGGCGGACCGCATCCTGCTCGGCGCGCGGCCCGTCGTCGCGGTCGACAGCGTGATATTGCTCTCGCCGGACGGCAGCGAACAGCCGCTGGGCGAGCAGGCGTATCGCGTGACGATCGCTCGCGACGGCAGCGCGTGCGTCGCCGTGGCCGATTCGGCCGACGCGGTGGGTGCGCGCATTATCTATCGCGCCGGCATGGCCGAGGGCGCCAACGGCGTTCCCGAGGCGATCCGCCAGGGCATCATCCGGATGACGCAGCATTTGCACGACGCGCGCGACGGCGCGGGCGCGGCCCCGCCGGCAGCGATCGCCGCACTATGGCAGCCGTGGCGGCGGGTGACGCTGGGAAGCGTGCGATGA
- a CDS encoding phage fiber-tail adaptor protein, whose amino-acid sequence MMTMMVKDPGTRIDFEFDWSAAYPAGQAVVASDWSVMPVEEGGVTVAGGAHDLTEVTVTLAGGIAGRVYRVTNRVTMSDGQIDERSMTVRVEER is encoded by the coding sequence ATGATGACGATGATGGTGAAGGATCCGGGCACGCGGATCGACTTCGAGTTCGATTGGTCGGCGGCGTATCCGGCGGGCCAGGCGGTCGTTGCCAGCGACTGGTCGGTGATGCCGGTGGAGGAGGGCGGCGTGACCGTAGCCGGCGGCGCACACGATCTGACGGAGGTCACCGTCACGCTGGCGGGCGGGATCGCGGGGCGCGTCTATCGCGTCACCAATCGCGTGACGATGAGCGACGGACAGATCGATGAGCGGTCGATGACCGTGCGGGTGGAGGAGCGATGA
- a CDS encoding tail fiber domain-containing protein — translation MPTPFFADLVRELAQEGGTGPLTPTGAVPGHRRFADAVPPGVSFDYAVAGIARPEQWEVGTGRIGADGRLLRDVVAASSNDGAAVDFTAGLKTIALTVGAGWFAAADTRAATLAADMAAFDGELAGLADALDAKQPLSTTHGSVVAGEATDAVTVRRGAGWINIPLSALAFRGPDGRYMLNGPLGAAAGGAIEIQRPTDGDVLDIGKDGGQRLRVFADGGAIGLFNVAGAGAGRDGLRMLDGAVAFDIAASEVARLDASGLKLNSGQIAAPDGTSAAPTYSFAGAPNMGMRASGANLGLVTSGAIRLLVNASGGTAPGTDNAQTLGTSGLRWSVVYAATGTINTSDTREKTWRGTATEAELRAARRIIGELGFFQWNAAIAVKGEAGARLHFGARAQAVWAIMADEGLIEPIADGAAPSSRYAFLCHDQWDEAAAGEGGSAGDRFGLRTDQLAMFLIAAQDARLAALETMA, via the coding sequence ATGCCGACCCCATTTTTCGCCGACCTGGTGCGCGAACTTGCGCAAGAGGGCGGGACCGGGCCGCTGACGCCGACCGGCGCGGTGCCCGGTCATCGCCGCTTTGCCGACGCCGTGCCGCCCGGCGTTTCGTTTGACTATGCCGTCGCGGGGATCGCCCGCCCCGAACAATGGGAGGTCGGGACCGGCCGAATCGGCGCTGACGGCCGCCTGCTTCGCGACGTGGTGGCCGCATCGTCGAACGATGGCGCGGCGGTGGATTTCACGGCCGGGCTGAAAACGATCGCGCTGACCGTCGGCGCGGGCTGGTTCGCGGCCGCCGACACGCGCGCGGCGACGCTGGCAGCAGACATGGCGGCGTTCGATGGCGAGCTGGCCGGGCTGGCGGATGCGCTCGACGCGAAGCAGCCGCTGTCGACGACGCATGGAAGCGTGGTCGCGGGCGAAGCGACGGACGCGGTGACGGTTCGCCGCGGCGCCGGATGGATCAACATCCCGCTGTCGGCACTCGCGTTTCGCGGCCCCGACGGCCGCTATATGCTGAACGGTCCGCTGGGTGCCGCGGCCGGCGGCGCGATCGAGATACAGCGCCCGACCGATGGCGACGTGCTCGACATCGGCAAGGATGGCGGCCAGCGGCTGCGCGTCTTTGCCGATGGCGGCGCGATCGGTCTGTTCAACGTCGCGGGAGCCGGGGCGGGCCGCGACGGGCTTCGCATGCTCGACGGCGCGGTGGCCTTCGACATTGCGGCGAGCGAGGTCGCACGGCTCGACGCGAGCGGGCTGAAGCTGAATAGCGGACAGATAGCAGCGCCCGATGGCACTTCGGCCGCGCCGACCTATAGTTTCGCGGGCGCGCCGAATATGGGGATGCGAGCGTCGGGGGCCAATCTGGGGCTTGTAACGAGCGGAGCGATCCGGTTGCTCGTCAACGCATCGGGCGGTACCGCGCCCGGCACTGACAATGCTCAAACACTCGGCACGTCCGGCTTGCGCTGGTCGGTCGTCTATGCCGCGACCGGCACGATCAACACCTCCGACACGCGCGAAAAAACTTGGCGCGGCACGGCGACCGAGGCTGAATTGCGCGCGGCGCGGCGCATCATCGGCGAACTCGGATTTTTCCAGTGGAATGCCGCCATCGCCGTGAAGGGCGAAGCGGGCGCGCGGCTGCATTTTGGCGCGCGCGCGCAGGCGGTGTGGGCGATCATGGCCGACGAAGGGCTGATCGAGCCGATCGCCGACGGCGCGGCGCCGAGCAGCCGCTATGCCTTTCTGTGTCATGACCAATGGGACGAGGCAGCGGCGGGCGAGGGCGGATCCGCCGGCGACCGCTTCGGCTTACGCACCGACCAGCTGGCGATGTTCCTCATCGCGGCGCAGGACGCGCGCCTTGCGGCGCTGGAGACCATGGCATGA
- a CDS encoding phage major capsid protein encodes MDNMEVKADALDGAFDAVLAAEAVDELKASVAALKAQVDAQTVAAARLPLDGAKAADPALGAFVERYLRRGIDAGVEMKSLSGASGGEGGYAVPREIDGTIAATLKSLSPIRSIATVVQTGTSGYRKLVATGSMGTGWVGETAARPETATRSFAEIAPPSGELYANPAASQAMLDDAMFNVEDWLAEQLGREFAVAEGSAFVNGNGTNRPKGFLTYSTTNEFDSVRAFGTLQHLATGAAGAFPASNPQDKLVELVHSLKAPYRQGACWVMNSDTLSRIRKFKTSDGAFIWQPGMVEGQAATLLGYPVVEAEDMPDVGANSLSIAFGNFRAGYLIADRGETRILRDPFSNKPFVHFYATKRVGGAIIDSQAIKLMKFAAS; translated from the coding sequence ATGGACAATATGGAAGTGAAGGCGGATGCGCTCGACGGAGCGTTCGATGCGGTGCTGGCGGCGGAGGCGGTCGATGAACTAAAGGCGTCGGTGGCGGCGCTGAAGGCACAGGTCGATGCGCAGACGGTGGCGGCGGCGCGGCTGCCGCTCGACGGGGCGAAGGCGGCCGATCCGGCGCTGGGTGCCTTTGTCGAGCGGTATCTGCGGCGCGGGATCGATGCCGGGGTCGAGATGAAGAGCCTGTCGGGGGCCAGCGGCGGTGAGGGCGGCTATGCGGTGCCGCGCGAGATTGACGGGACGATCGCCGCGACGCTGAAGTCGCTGTCGCCGATCCGCAGCATCGCGACCGTCGTGCAGACGGGGACGAGCGGATACCGCAAGCTGGTCGCGACGGGATCGATGGGCACGGGCTGGGTCGGCGAGACGGCGGCGCGTCCCGAAACCGCGACGCGCAGCTTTGCCGAGATCGCGCCGCCGTCGGGCGAGCTTTACGCCAATCCGGCGGCGAGCCAGGCGATGCTCGACGATGCGATGTTCAACGTCGAGGACTGGCTCGCCGAACAGCTGGGGCGCGAGTTCGCGGTGGCGGAGGGCAGCGCCTTCGTGAACGGCAATGGCACGAACCGGCCGAAAGGGTTCCTGACCTATTCGACGACGAACGAGTTCGACAGCGTGCGCGCCTTCGGGACGCTGCAACACCTCGCGACGGGGGCTGCGGGCGCTTTCCCGGCGTCGAACCCGCAGGACAAGCTGGTCGAGCTGGTCCACTCGCTGAAGGCACCGTACCGGCAGGGCGCGTGCTGGGTGATGAATTCGGACACGCTGAGCCGCATCCGCAAGTTCAAGACGAGCGACGGCGCCTTCATCTGGCAGCCGGGAATGGTCGAGGGGCAGGCGGCGACCTTGCTCGGCTATCCGGTGGTCGAGGCCGAGGACATGCCCGATGTGGGTGCGAACAGCCTGTCGATCGCCTTCGGCAATTTCCGCGCGGGCTACCTGATCGCCGACCGCGGCGAGACGCGTATCCTGCGCGATCCGTTCAGCAACAAGCCCTTCGTGCATTTCTATGCAACCAAAAGGGTAGGCGGTGCGATCATCGATTCGCAGGCCATCAAGCTGATGAAATTCGCTGCCAGCTAA
- a CDS encoding HK97 family phage prohead protease — protein sequence MFDRVDRGGDVVRAGAFAASLRAGRAVPLLWQHRPGASIGTIETLGEDKRGLRVVARVTHPTAAALVARGALTGLSFGYRVTASRGKEPRELLGLDLAEVSLVAMPMQPLARVIAVDLVKE from the coding sequence GTGTTCGACCGGGTCGATCGAGGGGGCGATGTCGTGCGGGCGGGGGCGTTTGCGGCGAGCCTGAGGGCAGGACGCGCCGTGCCCTTGCTTTGGCAGCATCGGCCGGGGGCGAGCATCGGCACGATCGAGACATTGGGCGAGGACAAGCGCGGGCTGCGCGTCGTGGCGCGGGTAACGCATCCAACTGCGGCGGCGCTGGTCGCGCGCGGGGCGTTGACGGGATTGTCTTTCGGATACCGGGTGACGGCGTCGCGCGGGAAGGAACCGCGCGAATTGCTGGGGCTCGACCTGGCCGAGGTGAGCCTGGTGGCGATGCCGATGCAGCCTTTGGCGCGGGTGATTGCGGTGGATTTGGTGAAGGAGTGA
- a CDS encoding DUF6127 family protein, with protein MDEDEALARLIALAGTSAAGAPDAALLRAVVEEASELGARRALARLGLADEAARDDVSDLRQLLGAWRDAKKSVWAAVVDWAVRCVLALVVVGLAVKLGLPGLLK; from the coding sequence ATGGACGAGGACGAGGCGCTGGCGCGGTTGATCGCGCTGGCGGGAACGAGTGCGGCCGGAGCGCCCGATGCCGCGCTGCTGCGCGCGGTCGTGGAGGAAGCGAGCGAGTTGGGCGCGCGGCGGGCGCTGGCGCGGCTCGGGCTCGCGGATGAGGCGGCGCGCGACGATGTGAGCGATCTGCGCCAGCTGCTCGGCGCGTGGCGCGATGCGAAGAAGAGCGTGTGGGCGGCGGTCGTCGATTGGGCGGTGCGTTGCGTGCTGGCGCTGGTGGTCGTCGGGCTGGCGGTGAAGCTGGGGCTGCCGGGGCTGTTGAAGTGA
- a CDS encoding phage portal protein: MNWFGRKAAQHAARPALSRVYETWSAPAPLSWEAQVREGYLSNAIVQRAVRLVAEAAGSAPIVASDPALASLVAASSGGQGLVETLAAQLLLHGNGYVQILADGAGAPAELFALRPERVTVEADARGWPVAYRYKAGGSAVVLPAEDGAGRIAVVHVKALHPLDDHYGAGCLGAASGAIASHNAAAKWNSALLDNAARPSGALVHDPGDKGMPLSAEQVDRLREELAESFAGGANAGRPLLLEGGLKWQALSLSPAEMDFLALKDSSAREIAMAFGVPPMLLGLPGDATYANYREANRALWRLTVLPLCAKILGAVAQGLAGWFDGAELRVDLDKVPALAEDRMALWREVSAADWLTAEEKKALLGLG, encoded by the coding sequence ATGAACTGGTTTGGCCGCAAGGCCGCGCAGCATGCTGCGCGGCCCGCTTTGTCGCGTGTGTATGAGACGTGGTCGGCGCCCGCGCCGCTCAGCTGGGAGGCGCAGGTCCGCGAGGGCTATTTGTCCAATGCGATCGTGCAGCGGGCGGTGCGGCTCGTTGCCGAGGCGGCGGGCAGTGCGCCGATCGTCGCGAGCGATCCGGCGCTGGCGTCGCTGGTGGCGGCGTCGTCGGGCGGGCAGGGACTGGTCGAGACTTTGGCAGCGCAGCTGCTGCTGCACGGCAATGGATATGTGCAGATATTGGCAGATGGCGCGGGGGCGCCGGCGGAGCTGTTTGCGCTGCGGCCCGAGCGGGTGACGGTCGAGGCGGACGCGCGCGGATGGCCGGTCGCCTATCGGTATAAAGCGGGCGGGAGCGCGGTGGTGCTGCCCGCCGAAGATGGCGCGGGACGCATCGCGGTCGTGCATGTGAAGGCGCTGCATCCGCTCGACGATCATTATGGCGCAGGGTGTCTGGGCGCCGCGTCTGGCGCGATCGCATCGCACAACGCCGCCGCGAAGTGGAATTCGGCTTTGCTCGACAATGCGGCGCGGCCTTCGGGGGCGCTGGTGCACGATCCGGGCGACAAGGGCATGCCGCTGTCGGCGGAACAGGTCGACCGGCTGCGCGAGGAGCTGGCCGAGAGCTTTGCGGGCGGTGCGAATGCGGGGCGGCCGTTGCTACTCGAAGGCGGGCTCAAGTGGCAGGCGCTATCATTGTCGCCGGCGGAGATGGATTTCCTCGCGCTCAAGGATTCGAGTGCGCGCGAGATCGCGATGGCGTTCGGGGTGCCGCCGATGCTGCTCGGGCTGCCGGGCGATGCGACCTACGCCAATTATCGCGAGGCAAATCGCGCGCTGTGGCGGCTGACGGTGCTGCCTTTGTGCGCGAAGATTTTGGGGGCGGTGGCACAGGGGCTGGCCGGGTGGTTCGATGGCGCCGAGCTGCGCGTCGATCTGGATAAGGTGCCGGCGCTGGCCGAGGACCGGATGGCGCTGTGGCGCGAGGTGTCGGCGGCGGACTGGCTGACGGCGGAGGAGAAGAAGGCGCTGTTGGGATTGGGGTAG